Proteins from one Mus pahari chromosome 10, PAHARI_EIJ_v1.1, whole genome shotgun sequence genomic window:
- the Kcnj1 gene encoding ATP-sensitive inward rectifier potassium channel 1 isoform X3 yields MFKHLRRWFVTHIFGRSRQRARLVSKDGRCNIEFGNVDAQSRFIFFVDIWTTVLDLKWRYKMTVFITAFLGSWFLFGLLWYVVAYVHKDLPEFYPPDNRTPCVENINGMTSAFLFSLETQVTIGYGFRFVTEQCATAIFLLIFQSILGVIINSFMCGAILAKISRPKKRAKTITFSKNAVISKRGGKLCLLIRVANLRKSLLIGSHIYGKLLKTTVTPEGETIILDQTNINFVVDAGNENLFFISPLTIYHIIDHNSPFFHMAAETLSQQDFELVVFLDGTVESTSATCQVRTSYVPEEVLWGYRFVPIVSKTKEGKYRVDFHNFGKTVEVETPHCAMCLYNEKDARARMKRGYDNPNFVLSEVDETDDTQM; encoded by the coding sequence ATGTTCAAACATCTTCGAAGATGGTTTGTCACTCACATATTTGGGCGTTCTCGGCAACGAGCAAGATTGGTCTCCAAAGATGGGAGGTGTAACATTGAGTTCGGCAATGTAGATGCACAGTCAAGGTTTATATTCTTTGTGGATATCTGGACAACTGTACTTGACCTGAAATGGAGGTACAAAATGACCGTGTTCATCACAGCCTTCTTGGGGAGTTGGTTCCTCTTTGGTCTCCTGTGGTATGTCGTAGCCTATGTTCATAAGGATCTCCCAGAGTTCTACCCACCTGACAACCGTACTCCTTGTGTGGAGAACATTAATGGCATGACTTcagcctttctgttttctctagagacccaagtgaccataggttacGGATTCAGGTTTGTGACAGAACAGTGTGCCACTGCCATTTTTCTGCTTATCTTCCAGTCTATTCTTGGAGTGATCATCAATTCTTTCATGTGTGGTGCCATTTTAGCCAAGATCTCTAGACCCAAAAAACGTGCAAAGACCATTACATTCAGCAAGAATGCAGTGATCAGCAAGCGTGGCGGGAAGCTCTGTCTCCTCATCCGAGTGGCGAATCTTAGGAAGAGCCTTCTGATTGGCAGTCACATATATGGTAAGCTTCTGAAGACTACCGTCACGCCTGAAGGAGAGACCATTATTTTGGATCAGACCAATATCAACTTTGTAGTGGATGCAGGCAATGAAAATTTGTTCTTCATTTCCCCACTGACAATCTACCACATTATTGACCACAACAGCCCTTTCTTCCACATGGCAGCAGAAACACTGTCCCAGCAGGACTTTGAGCTGGTCGTCTTTTTAGATGGCACAGTGGAATCCACCAGTGCAACCTGCCAGGTTCGCACGTCGTACGTCCCAGAAGAGGTGCTTTGGGGCTACCGTTTTGTTCCCATCGTATCCAAAACCAAGGAAGGGAAATATCGAGTGGATTTCCATAACTTTGGTAAGACGGTAGAAGTGGAGACCCCTCACTGTGCCATGTGCCTCTATAATGAGAAAGACGCCAGGGCCAGGATGAAGAGAGGCTATGACAACCCTAACTTTGTCTTGTCAGAAGTTGATGAAACAGACGACACTCAAATGTAG
- the Kcnj1 gene encoding ATP-sensitive inward rectifier potassium channel 1 isoform X2, whose amino-acid sequence MDASDRRRVFRVLIRALTERMFKHLRRWFVTHIFGRSRQRARLVSKDGRCNIEFGNVDAQSRFIFFVDIWTTVLDLKWRYKMTVFITAFLGSWFLFGLLWYVVAYVHKDLPEFYPPDNRTPCVENINGMTSAFLFSLETQVTIGYGFRFVTEQCATAIFLLIFQSILGVIINSFMCGAILAKISRPKKRAKTITFSKNAVISKRGGKLCLLIRVANLRKSLLIGSHIYGKLLKTTVTPEGETIILDQTNINFVVDAGNENLFFISPLTIYHIIDHNSPFFHMAAETLSQQDFELVVFLDGTVESTSATCQVRTSYVPEEVLWGYRFVPIVSKTKEGKYRVDFHNFGKTVEVETPHCAMCLYNEKDARARMKRGYDNPNFVLSEVDETDDTQM is encoded by the coding sequence ATCAGGGCACTGACAGAAAGGATGTTCAAACATCTTCGAAGATGGTTTGTCACTCACATATTTGGGCGTTCTCGGCAACGAGCAAGATTGGTCTCCAAAGATGGGAGGTGTAACATTGAGTTCGGCAATGTAGATGCACAGTCAAGGTTTATATTCTTTGTGGATATCTGGACAACTGTACTTGACCTGAAATGGAGGTACAAAATGACCGTGTTCATCACAGCCTTCTTGGGGAGTTGGTTCCTCTTTGGTCTCCTGTGGTATGTCGTAGCCTATGTTCATAAGGATCTCCCAGAGTTCTACCCACCTGACAACCGTACTCCTTGTGTGGAGAACATTAATGGCATGACTTcagcctttctgttttctctagagacccaagtgaccataggttacGGATTCAGGTTTGTGACAGAACAGTGTGCCACTGCCATTTTTCTGCTTATCTTCCAGTCTATTCTTGGAGTGATCATCAATTCTTTCATGTGTGGTGCCATTTTAGCCAAGATCTCTAGACCCAAAAAACGTGCAAAGACCATTACATTCAGCAAGAATGCAGTGATCAGCAAGCGTGGCGGGAAGCTCTGTCTCCTCATCCGAGTGGCGAATCTTAGGAAGAGCCTTCTGATTGGCAGTCACATATATGGTAAGCTTCTGAAGACTACCGTCACGCCTGAAGGAGAGACCATTATTTTGGATCAGACCAATATCAACTTTGTAGTGGATGCAGGCAATGAAAATTTGTTCTTCATTTCCCCACTGACAATCTACCACATTATTGACCACAACAGCCCTTTCTTCCACATGGCAGCAGAAACACTGTCCCAGCAGGACTTTGAGCTGGTCGTCTTTTTAGATGGCACAGTGGAATCCACCAGTGCAACCTGCCAGGTTCGCACGTCGTACGTCCCAGAAGAGGTGCTTTGGGGCTACCGTTTTGTTCCCATCGTATCCAAAACCAAGGAAGGGAAATATCGAGTGGATTTCCATAACTTTGGTAAGACGGTAGAAGTGGAGACCCCTCACTGTGCCATGTGCCTCTATAATGAGAAAGACGCCAGGGCCAGGATGAAGAGAGGCTATGACAACCCTAACTTTGTCTTGTCAGAAGTTGATGAAACAGACGACACTCAAATGTAG